In Janibacter sp. CX7, a single genomic region encodes these proteins:
- the rpsI gene encoding 30S ribosomal protein S9, whose protein sequence is MADTTDNTEVLEGDEPELSSYTSESEGPVGTDEPVRRPSASAPGSATGRRKQAIARVRIVPGTGEWKVNGRALEDYFPNKVHQQIVNEPLVALELDGAYDVLVRVHGGGPSGQAGAVRLGVARSLNGVDPELNRATLKKAGYLTRDARVPERKKAGLKKARKAPQYSKR, encoded by the coding sequence GTGGCTGACACCACCGACAACACCGAGGTGCTCGAGGGCGACGAGCCCGAGCTGAGCTCCTACACCTCCGAGTCCGAGGGCCCCGTCGGCACCGACGAGCCCGTGCGCCGCCCCTCCGCGTCGGCCCCCGGCTCGGCCACCGGCCGCCGCAAGCAGGCCATCGCCCGCGTCCGGATCGTCCCGGGCACCGGCGAGTGGAAGGTCAACGGGCGTGCGCTCGAGGACTACTTCCCGAACAAGGTCCACCAGCAGATCGTCAACGAGCCGCTCGTCGCGCTCGAGCTCGACGGCGCCTACGACGTGCTCGTGCGCGTCCACGGCGGTGGCCCCTCCGGCCAGGCCGGTGCCGTCCGTCTCGGCGTCGCCCGCTCGCTCAACGGCGTCGACCCCGAGCTCAACCGCGCCACCCTCAAGAAGGCCGGCTACCTCACCCGTGACGCCCGCGTCCCGGAGCGCAAGAAGGCCGGTCTCAAGAAGGCCCGCAAGGCGCCGCAGTACAGCAAGCGCTGA
- a CDS encoding glutamate--cysteine ligase, whose amino-acid sequence MIEFTPSDGPTLGVEWEIALVDRETLDLVPLADSVVEPLAAEDGLAPKVHRELLTNTVELVTGICHDVPEVVADLSDSLARLRGVTDGLGLELISAGTHPFARWESQQVSEGERYATLIDRTRWWGRQMVIYGVHTHVGVTHRDKVLPLLGGMLTYAPHLQALSASSPWWGGVPTDYASNRALLFQQLPTAGLPFQFDTWAEYERYVDDLLVTGVIDELKEVRWDLRPAPHLGTLEVRVCDGVPTLHEIAALTALTQCLLVHLDDRLTDGGTIPTLPPWHVQENKWRTARYGMDAIIILDSRNRERLVTDELHDLLERLSPIARRLGCEAELAGVEEIIRCGASYQRQLAAADAHGGDLVEVTRSLVAEMRAGRPLTV is encoded by the coding sequence ATGATCGAGTTCACCCCGTCAGACGGCCCCACCCTCGGGGTCGAGTGGGAGATCGCCCTCGTCGACCGGGAGACCCTCGACCTCGTCCCGCTCGCCGACAGCGTCGTCGAGCCGCTCGCCGCCGAGGACGGCCTCGCGCCCAAGGTGCACCGCGAGCTGCTCACCAACACCGTCGAGCTCGTCACCGGCATCTGCCACGACGTCCCCGAGGTCGTCGCCGACCTCTCCGACAGCCTCGCGAGGTTGCGCGGGGTGACCGACGGGCTCGGGCTGGAGCTCATCAGCGCCGGCACCCACCCCTTCGCCCGCTGGGAGTCGCAGCAGGTGAGCGAAGGGGAGCGCTATGCCACGCTCATCGACCGCACCCGCTGGTGGGGCCGGCAGATGGTCATCTACGGCGTGCACACCCACGTCGGCGTCACCCACCGCGACAAGGTCCTGCCGCTGCTCGGCGGCATGCTCACCTATGCCCCGCACCTGCAGGCGCTGTCCGCCTCCTCCCCCTGGTGGGGCGGGGTGCCGACCGACTACGCGAGCAACCGCGCGCTGCTCTTCCAGCAGCTGCCGACGGCCGGGCTGCCCTTCCAGTTCGACACCTGGGCCGAGTACGAGCGCTATGTCGACGACCTGCTCGTCACCGGCGTCATCGACGAGCTCAAGGAGGTGCGCTGGGACCTGCGCCCGGCCCCGCACCTGGGCACGCTCGAGGTGCGGGTGTGCGACGGGGTGCCGACCCTGCACGAGATCGCGGCCCTCACCGCCCTGACGCAGTGTCTGCTCGTCCACCTCGACGACCGGCTCACCGACGGCGGCACGATCCCGACGCTGCCGCCGTGGCACGTGCAGGAGAACAAGTGGCGCACCGCGCGCTACGGCATGGACGCGATCATCATCCTCGACTCGCGCAACCGCGAGCGGCTCGTCACCGACGAGCTGCACGACCTGCTCGAGCGGCTCTCCCCGATCGCCCGCCGCCTGGGCTGCGAGGCCGAGCTCGCCGGCGTCGAGGAGATCATCCGCTGCGGCGCGAGCTACCAGCGCCAGCTGGCCGCGGCCGACGCCCACGGCGGCGACCTCGTCGAGGTCACCCGCTCGCTCGTGGCGGAGATGCGCGCCGGGCGACCGCTGACGGTCTAG
- the glmM gene encoding phosphoglucosamine mutase, with the protein MSRLFGTDGVRGLANGEVITADLALSLAQAAARVLRDPEGLQGHRPVAVVGRDPRASGEFLSAAVVAGLASSGIDVLDAGVVPTPAVAFLTAEVHADFGVMLSASHNAMPDNGIKFFAKGGHKLPDAVEDAIEAALDDTPDRPTGIDVGRVTPMEDAGARYVRHLLDAVEQRLDGLTIVLDCAHGAASQVSPEAFRLAGAEVHVIGARPDGLNINDGVGSTHIEGLRAAVVEHDADLGIAHDGDADRCLAVDATGNEVDGDQIMAILALALKEHGELAQDTLVATVMSNLGLIRAMEAAGIHVVQAGVGDRYVLEEMRKGGYSLGGEQSGHVILQEHATTGDGVLTGLMLAARVAETGRSMAELAGAMTRMPQVLINVKGVDKHRVDGDEGVRAAVAETEAALADEGRVLLRKSGTEPVVRVMVEAATHERAQESAERLSVVVKERLAL; encoded by the coding sequence ATGTCCCGACTCTTCGGCACCGACGGTGTTCGCGGCCTCGCCAACGGCGAGGTCATCACCGCAGACCTCGCCCTCTCGCTCGCCCAGGCCGCCGCCCGCGTCCTGCGTGACCCCGAGGGCCTGCAGGGCCACCGCCCCGTGGCGGTCGTCGGCCGCGACCCGCGCGCCTCGGGCGAGTTCCTCTCCGCCGCGGTCGTCGCCGGGCTCGCGAGCAGCGGCATCGACGTCCTCGACGCGGGTGTGGTGCCGACGCCGGCCGTCGCCTTCCTCACCGCCGAGGTGCACGCCGACTTCGGCGTCATGCTCTCGGCATCGCACAACGCCATGCCGGACAACGGCATCAAGTTCTTCGCGAAGGGGGGCCACAAGCTCCCCGACGCCGTCGAGGACGCCATCGAGGCGGCTCTCGACGACACCCCCGACCGGCCCACCGGCATCGACGTCGGTCGGGTCACCCCGATGGAGGACGCCGGCGCCCGCTACGTGCGGCACCTGCTCGACGCGGTCGAGCAGCGCCTCGACGGCCTGACGATCGTCCTCGACTGCGCCCACGGCGCGGCGAGCCAGGTCTCGCCCGAGGCCTTCCGCCTCGCCGGCGCCGAGGTGCACGTCATCGGTGCCCGCCCCGACGGGCTCAACATCAACGACGGCGTCGGCTCGACGCACATCGAGGGCCTGCGCGCCGCGGTCGTCGAGCACGACGCCGACCTCGGCATCGCGCACGACGGCGACGCCGACCGTTGCCTGGCCGTCGACGCCACGGGCAACGAGGTGGACGGCGACCAGATCATGGCGATCCTCGCGCTGGCGCTCAAGGAGCACGGCGAGCTCGCGCAGGACACCCTCGTCGCGACGGTCATGAGCAACCTCGGTCTCATCCGGGCGATGGAGGCCGCCGGCATCCACGTCGTGCAGGCCGGCGTCGGCGATCGCTACGTCCTCGAGGAGATGCGCAAGGGCGGCTACTCCCTCGGTGGCGAGCAGTCCGGCCACGTCATCCTCCAGGAGCACGCGACGACCGGAGACGGGGTCCTCACCGGCCTCATGCTCGCGGCGCGGGTCGCCGAGACCGGCCGCTCGATGGCCGAGCTCGCCGGTGCGATGACCCGGATGCCGCAGGTGCTCATCAACGTCAAGGGCGTCGACAAGCACCGCGTCGACGGCGACGAGGGCGTGCGGGCCGCGGTCGCCGAGACCGAGGCCGCGCTCGCCGACGAGGGCCGCGTCCTGCTGCGCAAGTCCGGCACCGAGCCGGTCGTGCGCGTCATGGTCGAGGCCGCCACCCACGAGCGGGCCCAGGAGTCCGCCGAGCGCCTGTCCGTCGTCGTCAAGGAGCGCCTGGCCCTCTGA
- a CDS encoding nuclear transport factor 2 family protein — protein MIGGAGTEPGTEVPRDPQEAVRRYYALVDAGDVPGVVGCFAAEAVYHRPGYPPMVGHATLTDFYAGERVIADGRHELDEVVTQGRRVAVHGRFVGTLKDGSAASVGFADFWVLDETGRALTRRTFFDSPAV, from the coding sequence ATGATCGGCGGCGCGGGCACGGAGCCGGGCACCGAGGTGCCGCGCGACCCGCAGGAGGCGGTGCGGCGCTACTACGCACTCGTCGACGCGGGTGACGTGCCCGGTGTCGTGGGGTGCTTCGCGGCGGAGGCCGTCTACCACCGGCCGGGCTACCCGCCGATGGTCGGGCACGCGACCCTGACCGACTTCTACGCCGGCGAGCGGGTCATCGCCGACGGCCGGCACGAGCTCGACGAGGTCGTCACGCAGGGGCGTCGCGTCGCCGTCCACGGTCGCTTCGTCGGCACGCTCAAGGACGGCAGCGCCGCGAGCGTCGGCTTCGCCGACTTCTGGGTGCTCGACGAGACCGGCCGGGCCCTGACCCGCCGGACCTTCTTCGACTCCCCCGCCGTCTGA